From the genome of Streptacidiphilus rugosus AM-16, one region includes:
- a CDS encoding DUF4129 domain-containing protein, producing the protein MAGGRDRWGLGLRLGAALGAGVVLALAAASLHAARGSALAGTGPLHGHWVLVLAVVAGLGWLMVSRQRRRQDSEQVAPALETRLDSMVVPGIAMMAVVTAVTLAVLGLHSPGAELPPAPQPTVTAEPTPTSVPPPTGGPAVQPQPQPHQGALPLSTLLLVFGWILGLAALVTLIVLGARWLGVRRGGDAQGIDGGVDGGAEDALAEAVSAGQQALADDGDARAAIIACYAAMETSLADGGLSRMKADTPAELLDRAVAAGLVPDEAAHSLTDLFREARYSTHPMSEHQRERARAALDAIAAHLAAATAGAADRFGPLVEEQQV; encoded by the coding sequence GTGGCGGGTGGCAGGGACAGGTGGGGGCTCGGACTGCGTCTCGGCGCCGCGCTGGGCGCGGGCGTCGTCCTCGCGCTCGCCGCGGCCTCCCTGCACGCCGCGCGCGGCTCCGCGCTCGCGGGAACGGGGCCGCTGCACGGGCACTGGGTGCTCGTGCTCGCCGTCGTCGCCGGTCTCGGCTGGCTGATGGTCTCGCGGCAGCGGCGCCGGCAGGACAGTGAGCAGGTCGCGCCCGCGCTGGAGACCCGGCTGGACTCGATGGTCGTGCCGGGCATCGCGATGATGGCGGTGGTCACCGCCGTCACGCTCGCCGTGCTGGGCCTGCACTCGCCCGGAGCCGAACTGCCGCCCGCGCCCCAGCCGACGGTCACCGCCGAGCCGACCCCCACTTCCGTGCCGCCCCCCACCGGCGGGCCCGCGGTCCAGCCGCAGCCGCAGCCCCACCAGGGGGCGCTCCCGCTGTCGACCCTGCTCCTCGTCTTCGGCTGGATCCTCGGCCTCGCCGCCCTCGTCACGCTGATCGTGCTCGGCGCACGCTGGCTCGGCGTGCGCCGCGGCGGCGACGCCCAGGGCATCGACGGCGGCGTCGACGGCGGAGCCGAGGACGCGCTCGCCGAGGCGGTCAGCGCCGGGCAGCAGGCGCTGGCCGACGACGGGGACGCGCGTGCGGCGATCATCGCCTGCTACGCCGCGATGGAGACCTCCCTCGCCGACGGGGGCCTCAGCCGGATGAAGGCGGACACGCCCGCCGAGCTGCTGGACCGCGCCGTCGCCGCGGGCCTGGTCCCGGACGAGGCGGCGCACTCGCTCACCGACCTGTTCCGTGAGGCCCGTTACTCCACCCACCCGATGAGCGAGCACCAGCGGGAGCGGGCCCGTGCCGCGCTGGACGCCATCGCGGCGCACCTGGCCGCCGCCACGGCCGGGGCAGCCGACCGGTTCGGCCCGCTCGTCGAGGAGCAGCAGGTCTGA